The Cardiocondyla obscurior isolate alpha-2009 linkage group LG22, Cobs3.1, whole genome shotgun sequence genome includes a region encoding these proteins:
- the LOC139110942 gene encoding pyrokinin-1 receptor encodes MSNEYSVTTSYVEVPFPRIKMEPVTTTHPTKINIVVPVIPEPARNIMDLVLLTAGVSLNASLGLFIVLNSTMYNSTNCYVVSLVLSNFVILFEPLMRICEWIFGIHLKINLDYVFIMSFGTSILTIILLNVETYIVICQKNSPLRKSFLKASSAIKGIIFIWTAIVMAASIELHLYDHFEKEIVDDIYVSSTVMFLIFPLLVFIILNYFILYNLTMSKSTSGTWPGKDVKRFVFLIGVHMGFFLTVVPYRVTRAISLISRRNDTMIEITYTMVKTYPIILPIISFLTSIKVPSSAR; translated from the exons ATGTCGAACGAATATAGCGTAACAACGTCGTACGTAGAAGTACCATTCCCGCGTATTAAAATGGAGCCTGTTACAACAACACATCctactaaaataaatattgttgtACCGGTAATCCCGGAACCGGCGCGTAATATCATGGACCTCGTCCTGCTGACGGCAGGCGTGAGCTTAAATGCTTCCCTCGGTCTCTTTATCGTGTTGAATTCTACCATGTACAATTCCACCAACTGCTACGTGGTGAGCCTGGTGCTATCGAACTTCGTAATCCTGTTCGAACCACTGATGCGGATATGCGAGTGGATTTTCGGCATACACTTGAAGATAAATCTCGACTACGTATTTATAATGAGCTTCGGCACGTCCATCCTGACGATAATTCTGCTAAACGTCGAAACGTACATTGTCATTTGTCAGAAAAACTCACCCTTACGCAAGTCGTTTCTAAAGGCCTCGTCGGCTATAAAAGGAATTATATTCATATGGACCGCGATAGTTATGGCGGCGTCTATCGAATTACATTTGTACGACCACTTCGAGAAAGAAATCGTAGACGACATCTACGTTTCGTCCACCGTTATGTTTCTGATATTTCCACTTCTCGTCTTCATCATCctcaattatttcattttgtaCAACCTGACAATGTCGAAATCAACAAGTGGAACGTGGCCGGGCAAAGACGTCAAGCGTTTCGTTTTTCTAA TTGGCGTTCACATGGGATTTTTTCTAACCGTGGTACCGTATCGGGTTACGAGAGCCATCAGTCTCATATCCCGCCGCAACGACACTATGATAGAAATCACTTACACGATGGTCAAAACATACCCGATAATTCTACCAATAATATCTTTTCTAACATCGATAAAGGTACCATCGAGCGCTCGATGA